From the genome of Leguminivora glycinivorella isolate SPB_JAAS2020 chromosome 26, LegGlyc_1.1, whole genome shotgun sequence, one region includes:
- the LOC125239972 gene encoding uncharacterized protein LOC125239972, which produces MREMDMDMCNTLSSPEGLQDWHTDFDGWECRFNASVRLSRSHSKRQENDQERCQNCSKEQKTQNTHETQPSLENFVKTQPSTEKPTLHEFIVNGLLIAKKRKENKNKTDFLSIFKGNEDFTHYDYVLLTTVKENGRKHFYKYTLRSKI; this is translated from the exons ATGCGTGAAATGGACATGGATATGTGCa aTACGCTGTCTTCACCAGAAGGTCTACAGGACTGGCACACAGACTTCGACGGCTGGGAATGCAGGTTCAATGCCAGCGTCCGTTTGTCAAG ATCACATTCGAAACGTCAAGAAAACGACCAGGAAAGATGCCAAAACTGCTCCAAGGAACAGAAAACTCAAAACACGCACGAAACACAGCCAAGTCTTGAAAACTTTGTAAAAACACAGCCAAGTACAGAAAAACCAACACTCCACGAATTTATTGTGAATGGACTATTAATTGCAAAGAAaaggaaagaaaataaaaataagactgattttttaagtatttttaaggGTAATGAAGATTTTACGCACTACGATTATGTATTATTGACAACTGTTAAGGAAAATGGGAGgaaacatttttataaatatacctTAAGGTCTAAGATTTGA